The following is a genomic window from Paenibacillus thiaminolyticus.
TTGAATATACAGAAAGATACGGAAGCCATTCAAATCTGGTCAGAAAAATTTAAATCAGTTGGTATAGAACCTATCATTGAAGATGATCCCTATCAATATGGAGCATCCAGGGGTGGAAAAATATTTCTATACGATGAAAAAGAAAATTGGTGGAGTCGAGCCGGAAGTCCATTGGATATGCCTGTTGGTGAACCGGGTGGGCCTGATAGTGAAATGTTCTATGATCTTGAACCAGGCGGTGATTCACTGGATCATCCTGCTTCTGTAAGCGAGAGGTTTTTAGAAATTGGGAACAACGTATTTATGTGTTACAAAAAAGAAGACACAGGATTTGTAAAAATGCAAAATCCCAATATTGATTATGGAGGCGGATTAGAAAGGGTTGCAACAGCCCTTAATGGTGACAAGGATATTTATAATACGGTTTTCTTCCTTAATCCCAAGAAAAAATTGATGGAGTTAAGTGGTAAACAATATACTGACGATTTAAAGTCATTTAGAATCATACTTGATCATGTGAGAGCGGCTACTTTTCTAATTAATGATGGTGCGGAGCCAGCTAATAGTGATGCAGGGTATATAACAAGAAGGTTATTAAGAAGGGCGATTCGTGCAGGTAAAAAAATAGGTATACAAGGAAGTTTTGTGGGTGAGTTGTCTGAAGTTTATATAGATGAAGCAACAGCTTATGAAGATTTGATCGGTAATAAAAAGAAAGTTATCGAAATAGTAAATAAGGAAGAAAATCTTTTCTATAGAACTTTACAGCAAGGAGAATTTGAAATACAAAAACATCTTAAGAATAAGGGTAAAGTTACAGGTGCAGATGCCTTTTATTTTTACGAAACATATGGGTTTCCCTTGGAGTTGACGGAAGAGTTTCTAACTGAAAGTGGATATAGCATGGAGGACAAGGCGTCTTATATAGAGGCGGCAAAGAAACATGCTGAAAAGAGCAGAACTGCTTCTGCGGGTAAATTTAAAGGTGGATTAGCTGAACATTCAACAGAAACAACAGCGCTGCACACGGTATCTCATTTATTACTTGCTGGTTTAAGGGAAGTTTTAGGTGATCATGTTCATCAACAAGGAAGTAATATTACTTCAGAACGATTACGGTTTGACTTCAACCATGATGAAAAACTTACGCCAGAGCAAATAGCTGAGGTGGAAAAGTATGTGAATGATGCGATTTCATCAAAAGCAGTTACCTATATTTCAGAGATGCCGAAAATTGAAGCGAAAGAAAGTAATGTTGAAGGGAATTTTTGGGATAAATATCCGGATATCGTTAAGGTGTATACAATCAAAGATAACGAAGGGAAAGTTTGGAGTCGAGAAGTATGTGGAGGACCTCATGTAGAAGATACAACAAACTTAGGAAAGTTCAGTATTAAAAAAGAACAATCTTCTGCTGCTGGAGTTAGAAGGATTAAAGGAGTAATTAATAAATATTTCCAGAACGCGGAACAATAGCTGATGTTTTAGGATTGCCATTTGTAACAACGTTATGAGTTGCCGGGAATCCAGGGTGAATGATAAATCCGGCAATCGAAGAGGGTTTGACATCGCTTGGCCTTTCCGTTGGCGGTACCGGAGCACAGTATTCAAAGAAAAAGCAATTCGGATTAAATCCGAATTGCTTTTTTACTGCAAGAAAGGGGAACTTATAAAAAAACAGAACGAAAATCGAGCTATATGGTGTATGACAGTAAATGAAAATTCAGTAGTTACTAGGCATTAAATCGATTTATATACATATGTACAAAATACTATATAATATTAAATTACAAGTTTTGTTGACGGTACCATGATTTTCTTATAGTTTTATATAATGTGTCACATAATATTAAGGACACTCGTTTTGATTCTACGAGAACGTCCTTTTTTTATGAAAATAAAGATGGGGGCAGGGGGGGGCGAATGGGGTCATTTTTTCATATTTATTGTCCAGAAGGAGTACAGAGTAAATATCGTCTAATTGTATTTGATGATGAAAAGAAGCCATTTATTCCATTGATTGAATATTATCATGATCAGATTAAGAGAATAAGCGAAAGCTCTGTAATTGCATACTTAAACACATTAGAACCTTTTTTCTTATGGCTTAAATATAAAAGCCATTATAAAGGAACACTCGTTTCATGGGATCATAAACCTGAAGCCATAAAAGAAGCAGTAAGACAATATCTAATACAAGAAATGCACTGTAAGATTCGAGGGCGTGAGCATCATGAAGGTATTTATCTTACTAAGAAGAGTACGAAAACAGTGCAATTGTTTTTGTCAGCTATAAAAGGGTTCTATAAGACAATGATTCGATTAGGAACTTATGCTGACACTAATCCACTAATTGATATTGAATTTGATACCAATTTACCTGAGCGAGCTGGTGAAAGACCGAATAGACCACGCCTACATCAAGCTGCTGGCACTGAGGAACCGATATCTTATCGAAAACAAACAGACTCATATTTCAAGATTATTAATGAAGAATGGGTTCCAGAAATAATCGGTGATTGGGATCTCCCATACCGTATATATCAAGCTGGAAGTAACCAAAATTGGCGATTAAGAGATGAAGTTATAACGAGGTTTATGTTTGAAACAGGTGCAAGAATATCGGAAATATTAGAACTGACGATTGGTGATTATCGATCACGTTCCGATCTTCATGAATTTGCTGCAAGTAACAAAGGGAGTTTTAAACGAAGAATTAAATTCATTCGTATCTCACCAGAAACATTAAAGCTACTAATTAAATACGTTAACTCAGAACGTAGAGAATCCGCTAATTCTCGAGAAAAGTTTAATGAGTTATCTGAGCATGAGTCATTATTTTTATCAACTAGAGGAACCATTTATACCTATTCAGCGTTCTACGCAAATTGGTCACGTATAACAAACAATGCTGGTATAAAATTGAATCCTCACAAGGCGAGGCACTGGTTTGTAACATCTATGCTACGCGGAATCTACGAAAGCTCTGAAACCCAGGGGCAAATTGAGGATAAAAAGAAACAGTTAATTGAATATATGAAGTGGCGAGACCCAGAGACATTAAACGTATACGAGCATTATTACGATGAACAAAAGTTTAAGGAACTGCATGAGAAATTACAAAAAAATTATGCAGACCGAGAAAAAGAATACTTTAAGTCATTAAAGAAGAAAAAACAAAGTGCTTTTAACCCCCAAGAACCATCTATGGAAGTTGAAATTAGTGTTGGCAAACCAGATTGGCTAAACGATTTTTACAGAGGGATGGATGAATAATGTCGGTTAAAACAGAACAAATGAATGATTTACAAGAGAAAGTTTGGTTTCAAATGCTTTACAATAAGTTGCCCAATGATCTTCTTGAATTGAGAGATTCACAAAGCAGATATTATTGGGATCAAGTAGATGAAAAAAACCTTAAATATCATATCAAACAATGTATCGGACGTCCATGGGCAAACCATTTTGCTTTGGTACTACTTTGTATAACGGATCGGAATTTGTCACCACAATCCATATTCAATATGATCAGCGTATTAAACGCACGTTTTCGTGATCTTTTCGGATATTTTAATTTATCGAATGTAAATGATTTGAACGTTATCCACGTTGAACAATATGTTACAGGACAGATATTTGAAGGACATTCGGATCGTCAAAGACATTCATTCCTAACAAACTATAATACCTTTTTGTTCAATCTAAATAAATGGGTTGGG
Proteins encoded in this region:
- a CDS encoding alanine--tRNA ligase, encoding MVKMTPDELRKSYIDFMKGIGASQVPSSSLLPENDPSTLFTGSGMQPMVPYLLGEKHPIGNEIANIQKCLRTVDIDEVGDTSHLTFFEMIGRWEFKANENNYKKKQIDAIWNWHIIELGIDPGRLYISAFIGSDDLNIQKDTEAIQIWSEKFKSVGIEPIIEDDPYQYGASRGGKIFLYDEKENWWSRAGSPLDMPVGEPGGPDSEMFYDLEPGGDSLDHPASVSERFLEIGNNVFMCYKKEDTGFVKMQNPNIDYGGGLERVATALNGDKDIYNTVFFLNPKKKLMELSGKQYTDDLKSFRIILDHVRAATFLINDGAEPANSDAGYITRRLLRRAIRAGKKIGIQGSFVGELSEVYIDEATAYEDLIGNKKKVIEIVNKEENLFYRTLQQGEFEIQKHLKNKGKVTGADAFYFYETYGFPLELTEEFLTESGYSMEDKASYIEAAKKHAEKSRTASAGKFKGGLAEHSTETTALHTVSHLLLAGLREVLGDHVHQQGSNITSERLRFDFNHDEKLTPEQIAEVEKYVNDAISSKAVTYISEMPKIEAKESNVEGNFWDKYPDIVKVYTIKDNEGKVWSREVCGGPHVEDTTNLGKFSIKKEQSSAAGVRRIKGVINKYFQNAEQ
- a CDS encoding tyrosine-type recombinase/integrase codes for the protein MGSFFHIYCPEGVQSKYRLIVFDDEKKPFIPLIEYYHDQIKRISESSVIAYLNTLEPFFLWLKYKSHYKGTLVSWDHKPEAIKEAVRQYLIQEMHCKIRGREHHEGIYLTKKSTKTVQLFLSAIKGFYKTMIRLGTYADTNPLIDIEFDTNLPERAGERPNRPRLHQAAGTEEPISYRKQTDSYFKIINEEWVPEIIGDWDLPYRIYQAGSNQNWRLRDEVITRFMFETGARISEILELTIGDYRSRSDLHEFAASNKGSFKRRIKFIRISPETLKLLIKYVNSERRESANSREKFNELSEHESLFLSTRGTIYTYSAFYANWSRITNNAGIKLNPHKARHWFVTSMLRGIYESSETQGQIEDKKKQLIEYMKWRDPETLNVYEHYYDEQKFKELHEKLQKNYADREKEYFKSLKKKKQSAFNPQEPSMEVEISVGKPDWLNDFYRGMDE